The following are encoded together in the Diabrotica undecimpunctata isolate CICGRU chromosome 7, icDiaUnde3, whole genome shotgun sequence genome:
- the LOC140446608 gene encoding uncharacterized protein — translation MGPQLVPIENIYDSNNIPDVIYQGDISNCEEDSVSAIPLSSIEEIASTSTCSVLPNIMRDNVSTPKQKGIGQQLILPLLIVSKSKLITVVTMSLLFFKFVLG, via the exons ATGGGGCCTCAACTAGTCCCAATTGAAAACATATATGATAGTAATAACATACCTGATGTTATTTATCAAG GTGATATAAGCAACTGTGAAGAAGATAGTGTATCAGCAATACCACTATCCAGTATTGAGGAGATTGCCAGCACTTCCACCTGCAGTGTCTTACCAAATATAATGAGag ATAATGTGTCAACCCCAAAACAAAAAGGGATTGGGCAACAGCTAATACTACCCCTTCTGATTGTATCCAAG tCAAAACTTATTACTGTGGTTACcatgtctcttctattttttaaattcgttttaGGTTAG
- the LOC140446935 gene encoding juvenile hormone acid O-methyltransferase-like, with the protein MAAMVLPELFAQQTPFFIHNTKLLLSKHKHIINWRKNPSILEFGFADGNNSKNCLQPIIPPDYKEFIGADVSEPMVNYAKKNVILPRSNFCQLDIATESVPDELKNRFDHIFSFFTIHMVKFPRLAFQNIHRMLKEGGQTFHILYERIPTDAVFKKLSQHPKWGKCNQEMMISPYFDKENPRQHYEKDLKDSGFADIYFQEHRNLTYTFQNEKNLTDLFISINATLPYVPESEVEEYKKDYLTIIRQRMKHAVAEKVIPNDLTAKYTLFVISAQKQ; encoded by the exons ATGGCGGCTATGGTATTACCGGAATTATTTGCACAGCAAACACCGTTCTTTATTCATAATACAAAACTACTATTATCCAAACATAAACATATTATAAATTGGAGAAAAAACCCGTCTATTTTAGAGTTTGGTTTCGCAGATGGGAACAACTCCAAAAATTGTTTACAGCCAATAATTCCCCCAGACTATAAAGAATTTATAGGCGCTGATGTTTCCGAACCAATGGTTAATTATGCCAAAAAAAATGTTATACTACCAAGATCAAATTTTTGTCAGTTAGACATAGCTACAGAAAGTGTTCCTGATGAGTTAAAAAATAGGTTTGATCATATATTCAGTTTCTTTACCATCCATATGGTAAAATTTCCTAG gcTGGCATTTCAAAACATCCATAGAATGTTAAAAGAAGGGGGACAAACTTTTCATATATTATATGAACGCATCCCAACTGACGCAGTTTTTAAGAAATTAAGTCAGCATCCAAAGTGGGGAAAATGTAATCAGGAAATGATGATATCGCCGTACTTTGATAAGGAAAATCCAAGACAACATTATGAAAAGGATTTAAAAGATTCTGGATTTGCggatatttattttcaagagcATAGAAATTtgacatatacttttcaaaaCGAGAAAAATCTTACAG ATTTGTTTATTTCAATAAACGCAACCTTACCGTATGTACCTGAAAGCGAAGTTGAAGAATACAAAAAGGATTATCTGACTATAATAAGACAACGTATGAAGCATGCTGTAGCCGAAAAAGTCATTCCCAATGATCTTACAGCTAAATATACTTTATTTGTAATATCTGCccaaaaacaataa